A region from the Aegilops tauschii subsp. strangulata cultivar AL8/78 chromosome 5, Aet v6.0, whole genome shotgun sequence genome encodes:
- the LOC109742483 gene encoding uncharacterized protein, which translates to MDHLLHHGHEMRRPSVPGHEAALRAVQKPPAKPWRAGGGLTPAPTPPKVYRVEPREFRDLVQRLTGAPAAAMARQHQHTHQLQRAPTQPVPVRPGGVEDAAAGGQMYAPWCSFPLMGPPASMQPGLDGHHLM; encoded by the coding sequence ATGGACCATCTGCTGCACCATGGGCACGAGATGAGGAGGCCGTCCGTGCCCGGCCACGAGGCGGCGCTGAGGGCCGTCCAGAAGCCGCCGGCCAAGCcgtggcgcgcgggcggcggctTAACGCCGGCGCCGACGCCGCCCAAGGTGTACCGCGTGGAGCCCCGGGAGTTCCGCGACCTCGTGCAGAGGCTCACCGGCGCGCCCGCCGCGGCCATGGCCAGGCAGCACCAGCACACACATCAGCTGCAGCGCGCGCCGACGCAgcccgtgcccgtgcgccccGGCGGTGTCGAGGACGCCGCCGCCGGGGGGCAGATGTACGCGCCCTGGTGCTCGTTCCCGCTCATGGGCCCGCCGGCGTCCATGCAACCCGGCCTCGACGGCCACCATCTCATGTAG